From Tripterygium wilfordii isolate XIE 37 chromosome 13, ASM1340144v1, whole genome shotgun sequence, the proteins below share one genomic window:
- the LOC120012295 gene encoding subtilisin-like protease SBT3.17: MEDDHYVVLAESRYKSEPENIESPMRLTLSLYFTLLVLSLVSIHMAEAASLPESKVHIVYTEQPKDEESEAYHIRTLSSVVGSEEAAKEALVYSYKTAVSGFSAKLTPEQVTEMQKQPGVLQVVQSRSLHLHSGPGMRSGPAIRH, translated from the exons ATGGAAGACGACCATTACGTCGTCCTCGCAGAATCTAGGTATAAATCGGAGCCAGAGAATATCGAATCGCCGATGAGGTTGACTCTATCGTTGTATTTCACACTCTTGGTATTGTCGTTGGTATCAATTCACATGGCGGAGGCAGCATCATTACCTGAATCGAAAGTCCACATCGTTTACACTGAGCAGCCCAAGGATGAGGAGTCTGAGGCCTACCACATCCGAACCCTCTCCTCCGTCGTCGGAAG CGAGGAGGCTGCGAAGGAGGCTCTGGTGTACAGTTACAAGACTGCTGTCAGCGGCTTCTCAGCCAAGCTCACCCCGGAACAGGTTACTGAGATGCAAA aacaaccgggtgttcttCAGGTTGTCCAAAGCAGGTCTCTGCACCTGCATTCTGGACCTGGGATGCGTTCTGGACCTGCAATTCGACACTGA
- the LOC120012093 gene encoding RNA polymerase sigma factor sigF, chloroplastic isoform X2: MEVGRNLLSSPPSFPAKAHLKNSLSSSSSVLMLHDQAAPAITSIVRHLPTSVLVQEQRDDYKPPLNMFKDEKIVQATLDGRQIETRASINEEKNTDNLDQLVQDFERQLLHWPALWSLLTPSRIGECSSSSLTKQLITTDTDKLMHVEPHDVVSLAKEALSASMEAALLASNPTDLGNSLSTCLEYECLPDMSPEKEKTVRSTRRLERQNKRRRVRKPTDIAYETYSSRNVEVKRKTRDGFSQDPLRFFLWNPETKQLLTAEQESDLVGKVQDLLILEGVKSRLRNQFDREPTLVEWAEAVGISCSDLQSQLRSGNKSKDKLIYANLRLVVHIAKQYQGRGLSLQDLLQEGSMGLMKSVEKFKPLGGCRFSSYAYWWIRQTTKKAIYQHSRTIRLPESIYALLGKVMEAKRSYAREGNYGPSKEEIARHVGITVDKLDKLLVSTRKPMSLQKPIWADQDTTFQEVTADMSIETPETSVAKKLMRQHVRHLLRVLNPRERRIIRLRFGIDEGERKTLSEIGTMYGLCKERVRQVESRALSKLKKCLSSEGLEAYVDLLAQM, translated from the exons ATGGAAGTCGGCAGGAACTTGCTCTCTTCGCCTCCGTCATTCCCTGCGAAAGCCCACCTCAAAAATTCTCTATCCTCTTCTTCCTCAG TTTTGATGCTTCATGATCAAGCAGCTCCTGCTATTACTTCAATTGTTCGACATTTGCCTACCTCAGTTCTAGTACAAGAGCAACGGGATGACTATAAGCCTCCGTTGAACATGTTTAAGGATGAAAAAATCgtccag GCAACCTTGGACGGGAGGCAGATAGAGACCAGGGCATCAATCAATGAAGAGAAAAACACAGACAACTTGGATCAATTGGTGCAGGACTTTGAACGCCAGTTGCTTCATTGGCCTGCTTTGTGGAGCTT ATTGACACCTTCGCGAATAGGGGAATGCTCATCATCATCCTTGACTAAGCAGCTAATTACAACTGATACCGACAAGCTTATGCATGTTGAACCACATGATGTTGTTTCTCTTGCTAAGGAAGCCTTGTCAGCCTCAATGGAAGCAGCCTTGTTAGCTAGCAACCCCACCGATCTTGGCAACTCACTTTCTACTTG CTTGGAGTATGAATGTTTGCCGGACATGTCACCTGAGAAAGAGAAAACTGTGAGGTCAACAAGACGCTTAGAGAGGCAAAATAAGAGGAGACGGGTGCGAAAACCAACAGATATTGCTTATGAGACTTACAGTAGTAGAAATGTTGAGGTAAAAAGAAAGACAAGAGATGGATTTTCTCAGGATCCCCTTCGGTTCTTCTTGTGGAATCCTGAGACAAAGCAACTGTTGACCGCTGAACAGGAGTCTGATTTGGTTGGTAAAGTACAG GATTTATTGATATTAGAGGGCGTGAAGAGTAGGCTTCGGAATCAGTTTGACCGTGAACCAACTTTGGTTGAATGGGCTGAAGCTGTTGGGATTAGTTGTTCGGACTTGCAGTCACAACTTCGCTCTGGCAATAAAAGCAAGGATAAGCTTATTTATGCAAATTTACGTCTGGTGGTTCACATTGCCAAACAATATCAGGGCCGTGGTCTCAGCCTACAGGACTTACTGCAG GAAGGAAGTATGGGTCTTATGAAGAGTGTAGAGAAATTCAAACCCCTAGGTGGGTGCCGTTTTTCCAGTTATGCCTACTGGTGGATAAGACAGACAACTAAAAAGGCTATTTATCAGCATTCCAGGACAATTCGCTTACCA GAGAGCATATATGCCCTCCTGGGCAAGGTAATGGAAGCAAAGAGATCATATGCTAGAGAAGGAAATTATGGCCCAAGCAAAGAAGAAATTGCGCGGCATGTTGGAATCACAGTAGATAAGTTGGACAAGTTGTTAGTTAGCACACGGAAGCCAATGTCGTTGCAAAAACCTATATGGGCAGACCAAGATACTACTTTTCAG GAGGTCACTGCTGACATGTCTATTGAAACACCAGAAACAAGTGTGGCAAAGAAGCTCATGAGACAGCATGTGCGCCACCTACTACGCGTTCTCAACCCAAGAGAGAGACGAATCATCAGGCTAAGATTTGGTATCGATGAGGGGGAGCGGAAAACTTTGTCCGAAATAGGTACCATGTATGGACTATGTAAGGAGAGGGTTCGTCAGGTGGAGAGCAGAGCATTGTCCAAGCTCAAGAAGTGTCTTAGTAGTGAAGGACTTGAGGCTTATGTAGATTTACTTGCACAGATGTAA
- the LOC120012093 gene encoding RNA polymerase sigma factor sigF, chloroplastic isoform X1 gives MEVGRNLLSSPPSFPAKAHLKNSLSSSSSVLMLHDQAAPAITSIVRHLPTSVLVQEQRDDYKPPLNMFKDEKIVQATLDGRQIETRASINEEKNTDNLDQLVQDFERQLLHWPALWSLLTPSRIGECSSSSLTKQLITTDTDKLMHVEPHDVVSLAKEALSASMEAALLASNPTDLGNSLSTWFASVLEYECLPDMSPEKEKTVRSTRRLERQNKRRRVRKPTDIAYETYSSRNVEVKRKTRDGFSQDPLRFFLWNPETKQLLTAEQESDLVGKVQDLLILEGVKSRLRNQFDREPTLVEWAEAVGISCSDLQSQLRSGNKSKDKLIYANLRLVVHIAKQYQGRGLSLQDLLQEGSMGLMKSVEKFKPLGGCRFSSYAYWWIRQTTKKAIYQHSRTIRLPESIYALLGKVMEAKRSYAREGNYGPSKEEIARHVGITVDKLDKLLVSTRKPMSLQKPIWADQDTTFQEVTADMSIETPETSVAKKLMRQHVRHLLRVLNPRERRIIRLRFGIDEGERKTLSEIGTMYGLCKERVRQVESRALSKLKKCLSSEGLEAYVDLLAQM, from the exons ATGGAAGTCGGCAGGAACTTGCTCTCTTCGCCTCCGTCATTCCCTGCGAAAGCCCACCTCAAAAATTCTCTATCCTCTTCTTCCTCAG TTTTGATGCTTCATGATCAAGCAGCTCCTGCTATTACTTCAATTGTTCGACATTTGCCTACCTCAGTTCTAGTACAAGAGCAACGGGATGACTATAAGCCTCCGTTGAACATGTTTAAGGATGAAAAAATCgtccag GCAACCTTGGACGGGAGGCAGATAGAGACCAGGGCATCAATCAATGAAGAGAAAAACACAGACAACTTGGATCAATTGGTGCAGGACTTTGAACGCCAGTTGCTTCATTGGCCTGCTTTGTGGAGCTT ATTGACACCTTCGCGAATAGGGGAATGCTCATCATCATCCTTGACTAAGCAGCTAATTACAACTGATACCGACAAGCTTATGCATGTTGAACCACATGATGTTGTTTCTCTTGCTAAGGAAGCCTTGTCAGCCTCAATGGAAGCAGCCTTGTTAGCTAGCAACCCCACCGATCTTGGCAACTCACTTTCTACTTGGTTTGCTTCTGT CTTGGAGTATGAATGTTTGCCGGACATGTCACCTGAGAAAGAGAAAACTGTGAGGTCAACAAGACGCTTAGAGAGGCAAAATAAGAGGAGACGGGTGCGAAAACCAACAGATATTGCTTATGAGACTTACAGTAGTAGAAATGTTGAGGTAAAAAGAAAGACAAGAGATGGATTTTCTCAGGATCCCCTTCGGTTCTTCTTGTGGAATCCTGAGACAAAGCAACTGTTGACCGCTGAACAGGAGTCTGATTTGGTTGGTAAAGTACAG GATTTATTGATATTAGAGGGCGTGAAGAGTAGGCTTCGGAATCAGTTTGACCGTGAACCAACTTTGGTTGAATGGGCTGAAGCTGTTGGGATTAGTTGTTCGGACTTGCAGTCACAACTTCGCTCTGGCAATAAAAGCAAGGATAAGCTTATTTATGCAAATTTACGTCTGGTGGTTCACATTGCCAAACAATATCAGGGCCGTGGTCTCAGCCTACAGGACTTACTGCAG GAAGGAAGTATGGGTCTTATGAAGAGTGTAGAGAAATTCAAACCCCTAGGTGGGTGCCGTTTTTCCAGTTATGCCTACTGGTGGATAAGACAGACAACTAAAAAGGCTATTTATCAGCATTCCAGGACAATTCGCTTACCA GAGAGCATATATGCCCTCCTGGGCAAGGTAATGGAAGCAAAGAGATCATATGCTAGAGAAGGAAATTATGGCCCAAGCAAAGAAGAAATTGCGCGGCATGTTGGAATCACAGTAGATAAGTTGGACAAGTTGTTAGTTAGCACACGGAAGCCAATGTCGTTGCAAAAACCTATATGGGCAGACCAAGATACTACTTTTCAG GAGGTCACTGCTGACATGTCTATTGAAACACCAGAAACAAGTGTGGCAAAGAAGCTCATGAGACAGCATGTGCGCCACCTACTACGCGTTCTCAACCCAAGAGAGAGACGAATCATCAGGCTAAGATTTGGTATCGATGAGGGGGAGCGGAAAACTTTGTCCGAAATAGGTACCATGTATGGACTATGTAAGGAGAGGGTTCGTCAGGTGGAGAGCAGAGCATTGTCCAAGCTCAAGAAGTGTCTTAGTAGTGAAGGACTTGAGGCTTATGTAGATTTACTTGCACAGATGTAA
- the LOC120013000 gene encoding serine/threonine-protein kinase PCRK1-like yields MKCFSFYNGEKKDGQKTTKSVSQNSTSTFGEMGRYESDLNFQNVSAEGTESIGRPSFPSMSHRPSNLKDFTVSELKSATKNFSRSAMIGEGGFGCVFRGLIKSPEEPTGKLEVAVKQLSKRGLQGHKEWITEVNVLGVVEHPNLVKLIGYCADDDERGIQRLLIYEYMPNGSVEHHLSSRSETLLPWATRLRIAQDAARGLTYLHEGMDFQIIFRDFKSSNILLDEQWNAKLSDFGLARLGPSDGLSHVSTAVVGTAGYAAPEYMQTGRLTYSSDVWSYGVFLYELITGRRPVDRNRPKSEQKLLEWIKPYLSDVKQFRHIVDPRLQGKYPLKSAQRLATIANRCLVKNRKARPKMSEVLQMVDRIVERSTEIGSRESPLKSLDSLNSSKETTRENKRRIMDLKTGENSWWPWMWTPKLLRTR; encoded by the exons ATGAAGTGTTTCTCATTTTACAATGGAGAAAAGAAGGATGGACAAAAGACCACAAAGTCAGTCTCCCAGAATTCAACATCCACTTTTGGAGAAATGGGGAGATATGAGTCTGATCTAAACTTTCAAAATGTCTCTGCTGAAGGAACAGAATCCATAGGGCGCCCGTCTTTTCCTAGTATGTCTCACAGACCCAGCAATCTCAAAGATTTCACAGTTTCAGAGCTGAAGTCAGCAACTAAGAACTTCAGCCGCTCTGCTATGATAGGCGAAGGTGGGTTTGGTTGTGTCTTTAGGGGCTTAATCAAGAGTCCTGAGGAACCAACCGGAAAGCTTGAGGTTGCTGTAAAACAGCTTAGTAAAAGGGGATTGCAG GGTCACAAAGAATGGATCACAGAGGTAAATGTCCTTGGGGTTGTTGAGCATCCTAACCTTGTCAAGTTAATAGGCTACTgtgctgatgatgatgaaagaGGAATTCAGCGGCTTTTAATATATGAATACATGCCAAATGGAAGTGTGGAGCACCATTTATCCTCTCGGTCGGAGACTCTTCTTCCATGGGCCACGAGATTGAGAATAGCCCAAGATGCTGCTCGTGGCTTGACATACCTACATGAAGGAATGGACTTTCAG ATCATTTTCAGAGACTTCAAGTCTTCAAACATTCTTCTGGATGAGCAGTGGAATGCAAAACTATCAGATTTTGGACTGGCAAGGTTGGGCCCATCTGATGGATTATCCCATGTCTCAACAGCG GTTGTAGGAACTGCGGGATATGCAGCTCCTGAATACATGCAAACTGGACGACTGACATACAGTAGTGATGTTTGGAGCTATGGAGTCTTTCTTTACGAACTCATCACTGGTAGACGCCCTGTTGATCGAAACCGTCCTAAGAGTGAGCAGAAACTGTTGGAATGGATAAAGCCCTATCTATCGGATGTGAAGCAATTCAGGCATATAGTGGACCCAAGGCTTCAAGGTAAATACCCCCTCAAGTCAGCTCAAAGGCTTGCAACTATAGCCAACCGATGCTTAGTGAAAAACCGGAAGGCACGCCCAAAGATGAGTGAGGTGTTGCAAATGGTGGATAGGATTGTGGAGCGATCAACAGAAATAGGGAGCCGTGAATCACCTTTGAAGAGTTTGGATTCATTGAACAGTTCCAAGGAAACAACAAGAGAAAATAAGAGAAGGATTATGGATTTGAAAACTGGAGAAAACAGTTGGTGGCCTTGGATGTGGACACCAAAGTTGCTGAGGACACGCTGA